A DNA window from Parabacteroides johnsonii DSM 18315 contains the following coding sequences:
- a CDS encoding GH92 family glycosyl hydrolase, whose protein sequence is MKVLLFSFLLSCCSALVFAQQPVDYVNPFIGTSNYGTTNPGAICPQGMMSVTPFNVMGSKSNKFDKDSQWWSTPYSADNNFFTGYAHVNLSGVGCPEMGSLLLMPTSGELNVDYHEYGSEYKNEVAHPGYYSNSLTKYNIKTEATASMRTGLTRFTFPKGQGNILLNLGEGLTNETGATVRMVSDTEIEGSKLLGTFCYNPQAVFPIYFVMKLSKAPKQAGYWKKQREMKGVEAEWDAYSGKYKLYTKYDREMSGDDIGVWFKYDTEENEVIEVKMGVSFVSIENARLNMNTEQPDFNFDKVRAAAGRMWNDDLSRVMVEGGTNDDKTIFYTAMYHLLIHPNIIQDVNGEYPMMESLKVGHTDGNRYTVFSLWDTYRNVSTLMTLLYPEKQLDIIRTMIDMYKESGWLPKWELFGRETLTMEGDPSIPYIVDAYMRGLRDYDIETAYEGMRKGATTPGEFNLLRPDNNDYMSKGYVPLREQYDNSVSHALEYYIADWNLSLLADALGKKEDAKLFRERAMGYKHYYCKEFGTLRPILPDGTFYSPFDPKQGENFEPSPGFHEGNAWNYTFYVPHDIKGLAKLMGGQKKFVDKLQMVFDKGYYDMANEPDIAYPYLFSYFKGEAWRTQKLVRELLGKYYHNAPNGLPGNDDTGTMSTWAIFSMMGFYPACPGDLDYVLTSPTFNKVTIRLDEKFYPKGSLVIESGHRTPDDIYIKEVTVDGKKLKGYTVSQQELVNAGTLRFTLDSKH, encoded by the coding sequence ATGAAAGTATTGTTGTTCTCTTTTCTATTGAGTTGCTGTTCTGCGCTGGTTTTCGCACAACAGCCGGTAGATTATGTGAATCCGTTTATCGGGACAAGCAACTACGGGACGACTAATCCCGGTGCGATTTGCCCCCAGGGAATGATGAGTGTTACCCCCTTCAATGTGATGGGGTCGAAAAGTAATAAATTTGACAAGGATAGCCAGTGGTGGTCCACTCCTTATTCGGCGGATAATAATTTTTTCACAGGCTATGCGCATGTCAACCTAAGTGGTGTCGGCTGTCCGGAGATGGGAAGCTTGTTGCTGATGCCTACTTCCGGAGAACTGAATGTGGATTATCATGAATACGGTAGTGAATATAAGAACGAGGTCGCTCACCCCGGCTATTACAGCAATAGCCTGACGAAATATAATATCAAGACGGAAGCCACTGCCTCCATGCGCACCGGCCTGACACGTTTCACTTTCCCGAAAGGGCAGGGGAATATCCTCTTGAATTTGGGTGAAGGGCTGACGAATGAAACCGGTGCGACCGTCCGTATGGTAAGCGATACGGAAATAGAGGGAAGTAAGTTGCTTGGTACATTTTGTTATAACCCGCAAGCCGTTTTCCCGATCTATTTCGTGATGAAGCTCAGCAAAGCCCCCAAGCAGGCCGGTTATTGGAAGAAGCAACGCGAGATGAAGGGAGTGGAGGCGGAATGGGATGCCTATTCCGGCAAATATAAATTGTATACGAAGTACGACCGTGAGATGAGCGGTGACGACATCGGCGTCTGGTTCAAGTATGATACCGAAGAAAACGAGGTGATCGAAGTAAAAATGGGCGTCTCGTTTGTCAGCATCGAGAATGCCCGCCTGAATATGAACACCGAACAGCCGGATTTCAATTTCGATAAGGTGCGTGCGGCTGCCGGCAGGATGTGGAATGACGATCTGTCGCGTGTGATGGTGGAAGGCGGGACGAACGATGATAAAACGATTTTCTATACTGCCATGTATCACCTGCTGATCCATCCGAATATCATCCAGGACGTGAATGGTGAGTATCCGATGATGGAAAGCTTGAAAGTCGGCCATACGGACGGAAACCGCTATACGGTCTTTTCACTCTGGGATACCTATCGCAATGTGAGTACGCTGATGACGTTGCTTTATCCGGAAAAGCAACTCGACATCATCCGTACCATGATCGACATGTATAAGGAAAGCGGATGGCTCCCGAAGTGGGAACTGTTCGGACGCGAGACGCTGACGATGGAAGGTGATCCGTCTATTCCTTATATAGTAGATGCTTATATGCGTGGTTTGCGAGATTACGATATTGAGACTGCTTACGAAGGCATGCGCAAGGGCGCTACTACCCCCGGCGAGTTCAACCTGCTCCGCCCGGACAATAACGATTATATGAGCAAAGGCTACGTTCCCTTGCGCGAACAGTATGATAATTCGGTTTCGCATGCTTTGGAATATTATATCGCCGACTGGAATTTATCGTTGTTGGCGGATGCTTTGGGAAAGAAGGAAGACGCCAAGCTGTTCCGGGAACGAGCTATGGGATATAAGCATTACTATTGCAAGGAGTTCGGTACGCTTCGTCCCATCTTGCCCGACGGCACGTTCTATTCTCCTTTCGATCCGAAGCAGGGGGAGAACTTTGAACCGAGTCCCGGTTTCCATGAAGGAAATGCCTGGAATTACACGTTCTATGTCCCTCACGATATCAAAGGCCTTGCCAAACTGATGGGCGGACAGAAAAAGTTTGTCGATAAATTGCAGATGGTCTTCGACAAAGGATACTACGATATGGCAAACGAGCCGGATATCGCCTATCCGTACCTCTTCAGCTATTTCAAGGGGGAAGCTTGGCGTACGCAGAAATTGGTTCGTGAATTGTTGGGTAAATATTATCATAATGCTCCGAACGGACTTCCTGGTAACGACGATACGGGTACGATGTCTACCTGGGCAATCTTCTCAATGATGGGATTCTATCCGGCCTGTCCCGGTGATCTGGATTATGTTCTGACTTCCCCTACTTTCAACAAGGTGACGATCCGGCTGGATGAGAAGTTCTATCCGAAAGGCAGTCTGGTGATCGAATCCGGACACCGGACACCGGATGATATTTATATTAAGGAGGTGACGGTCGATGGCAAGAAGCTGAAAGGCTATACGGTCTCGCAACAGGAACTGGTGAACGCCGGGACGTTGCGGTTCACATTGGATAGTAAACATTAA
- a CDS encoding zinc ribbon domain-containing protein, giving the protein MATDKQSAEKEITVEEKLSTLYQLQTMMTEIDKIKTLRGELPLEVQDLEDEIAGLETRLQNYQSEIKDFENAVVEQKHKITESTGLIEKYKTQLDNVRNNREFDNLSKEIEFQGLEIEFSEKKIREFGEAINRKKEEIAELSERLEGRKADLVQKQSELEQIISETKQDEERLREKAKKLEANIEPRLLTAFKRIRKGARNGLAVVYVQRGACGGCFNKIPPQKQLDIKLRKKVIVCEYCGRIMIDPELAGVEE; this is encoded by the coding sequence ATGGCTACAGATAAACAATCAGCTGAAAAAGAGATTACAGTTGAAGAAAAGCTTTCTACGCTGTATCAGCTTCAGACGATGATGACTGAAATTGATAAGATCAAAACACTTCGCGGAGAACTTCCTTTGGAAGTACAGGACTTGGAAGATGAGATCGCAGGTCTGGAAACACGTCTTCAGAACTATCAGTCAGAAATTAAAGACTTTGAGAATGCTGTTGTAGAACAGAAACATAAGATTACGGAGTCAACCGGTCTGATTGAAAAATATAAAACGCAGTTGGATAACGTGCGTAACAACCGTGAGTTCGACAACTTGTCAAAAGAAATAGAGTTTCAGGGACTTGAAATCGAGTTCTCTGAAAAGAAGATTCGTGAATTTGGTGAAGCGATCAACCGTAAGAAGGAAGAGATAGCTGAACTGTCCGAAAGACTGGAAGGCCGTAAAGCTGATTTGGTTCAAAAACAGAGTGAGCTGGAACAGATCATTTCCGAAACCAAGCAGGACGAAGAGAGACTGCGCGAAAAAGCAAAGAAGCTGGAAGCGAATATTGAACCACGTCTATTAACTGCTTTTAAACGTATCCGCAAGGGAGCACGTAACGGTTTGGCTGTCGTATATGTGCAGCGTGGTGCCTGCGGTGGTTGTTTCAACAAGATTCCACCTCAGAAACAGTTGGATATCAAGTTGCGTAAAAAAGTGATCGTTTGCGAATACTGTGGTCGTATCATGATCGATCCTGAATTGGCAGGTGTAGAAGAATAA
- the aspS gene encoding aspartate--tRNA ligase produces the protein MYRTRTCGDLRLADEGLVITLAGWVQKTRKMGGMTFVDIRDRYGITQLVFNQEVDAALCEKANKLGREYVIQVTGTVRERSSKNPNIPTGEIEIIVSNLNILNAAVTPPFTIEDDTDGGDDLRMKYRYLDLRRNAVRKNLELRHRMAFEVRNYLDKQGFLEVETPVLVNSTPEGARDFVVPSRMNPGQFYALPQSPQTLKQLLMVSGFDRYFQIVKCFRDEDLRADRQPEFTQIDCEMSFVEQEDVLNIFEGMAKHLFKVIRGVDIKEAFPRISWHDAMKYYGSDKPDLRFDMKFVELMDIMKGHGFSVFDNAAYVGGICAEGAASYTRKQLDALTEFVKRPQIGAKGMVYARVEADGNVKSSVDKFYTQEVLQQMKEAFGAKPGDLILILSGDDAMKTRKQLCELRLEVAGQLGLRDKNKFACLWVIDFPLFEWSEEDQRFYAMHHPFTSPKPEDIPLLDSDTGAVRANAYDMVINGVEVGGGSIRIHDSKLQDKMFQLLGFTEEKAQERFGFLMNAFKYGAPPHGGLAYGLDRWVSLFAGLDSIRDCIAFPKNNSGRDVMLDAPGQLDDSQLEELCLKVDIKE, from the coding sequence ATGTATAGAACAAGAACATGTGGCGACCTGCGTCTCGCTGACGAAGGCTTGGTGATTACGCTGGCCGGCTGGGTACAGAAAACCCGTAAGATGGGTGGTATGACGTTTGTGGATATCCGCGACCGTTACGGTATTACGCAATTGGTGTTTAACCAGGAAGTTGATGCTGCTCTTTGTGAGAAAGCAAATAAACTGGGACGCGAATATGTTATTCAGGTAACGGGAACCGTTCGCGAACGTTCCAGCAAAAATCCGAATATTCCTACCGGCGAGATCGAAATCATCGTTTCAAACCTGAATATCCTGAATGCTGCTGTGACTCCTCCTTTCACGATTGAAGACGATACGGACGGCGGTGACGACCTGCGTATGAAATACCGTTATCTGGATCTGCGTCGCAACGCCGTCCGCAAGAACTTGGAACTGCGTCATCGTATGGCTTTCGAGGTTCGTAACTATCTGGATAAGCAGGGGTTCCTGGAAGTGGAAACTCCAGTGCTGGTAAACTCTACGCCTGAAGGGGCACGTGACTTTGTCGTACCTTCCCGCATGAATCCTGGACAGTTCTACGCATTGCCGCAGTCACCGCAGACGTTGAAGCAGTTGCTGATGGTTTCCGGCTTCGACCGTTATTTCCAGATCGTAAAGTGCTTCCGGGACGAAGACTTGCGTGCAGACCGTCAGCCTGAATTTACACAGATCGACTGTGAAATGAGTTTTGTGGAACAGGAAGATGTGTTGAATATTTTCGAAGGAATGGCCAAGCATCTGTTCAAGGTGATTCGTGGCGTTGATATAAAAGAGGCGTTTCCGCGTATCAGTTGGCATGACGCCATGAAATATTACGGAAGCGACAAGCCGGATCTGCGTTTCGATATGAAGTTCGTCGAACTGATGGATATCATGAAGGGACATGGTTTCTCCGTATTCGATAACGCTGCTTATGTCGGCGGTATCTGTGCGGAAGGGGCGGCTTCTTATACGCGTAAGCAACTGGATGCGCTGACCGAATTTGTAAAGCGTCCGCAGATCGGTGCAAAGGGCATGGTGTATGCCCGTGTGGAAGCCGACGGCAATGTGAAGTCGAGCGTAGACAAATTCTATACACAGGAAGTTTTGCAGCAGATGAAAGAAGCCTTCGGTGCAAAACCGGGTGACCTGATCCTGATCCTTTCCGGTGACGACGCAATGAAGACTCGTAAACAACTTTGCGAATTACGTCTGGAAGTGGCCGGTCAGTTAGGCTTGCGTGACAAGAATAAGTTTGCTTGTCTGTGGGTGATCGATTTCCCGCTGTTCGAGTGGAGCGAAGAAGATCAGCGTTTCTATGCAATGCACCATCCGTTTACTTCTCCTAAGCCTGAAGATATTCCGTTGCTGGATAGCGATACGGGAGCCGTTCGTGCGAATGCATACGATATGGTGATCAATGGTGTCGAAGTGGGTGGAGGTTCCATCCGTATCCATGACAGCAAGTTACAGGATAAGATGTTCCAGTTGTTGGGCTTTACCGAAGAAAAGGCGCAGGAGCGTTTCGGCTTCTTGATGAATGCCTTCAAATATGGTGCACCTCCTCACGGTGGTCTGGCTTATGGTTTGGACCGTTGGGTATCTTTGTTTGCCGGCTTGGATTCTATCCGTGACTGTATCGCGTTTCCGAAAAACAACTCCGGTCGCGATGTCATGTTGGATGCACCCGGGCAACTGGATGATTCGCAGTTGGAAGAATTATGCCTGAAAGTAGATATTAAGGAATAA
- a CDS encoding Nif3-like dinuclear metal center hexameric protein: MLRVKDILKEIEQYAPLPLQESFDNAGVQVGDVNQLATGVLLCLDVTEDVVDEAIEMGCNLIISHHPLAFKAFKSLTGSTYIERCMVKACKYDLVIYAAHTNLDNAAGGVNFRLAELIGLENVRVLSPQKGALLKLVTFVPEAYADLVRTTLFNAGAGTIGDYDSCSFNQPGSGTFRAGEGTNPFCGEIGELHMEPEIRIETILPAFRKSTVTRALLSVHPYEEPVFDFYPLDNAWNQVGSGVVGELPEEEGELVFLQRIKELFQVGCVKHSALTGKPIREVALCGGSGAFLIKDAINYGADVFITGEAKYNDFYDVEDRILLAVIGHYESEVCTKDIFYNIISKKFPTFAVHFSNVNSNPVKYL, translated from the coding sequence ATGTTAAGGGTTAAGGATATATTGAAAGAGATTGAACAATACGCTCCGTTGCCATTGCAGGAGAGCTTTGACAATGCAGGTGTGCAGGTCGGTGATGTGAATCAGCTTGCTACCGGTGTGCTTCTTTGTCTCGACGTCACCGAAGATGTAGTGGACGAGGCGATAGAGATGGGGTGTAACCTGATTATTTCTCATCATCCTTTGGCCTTTAAAGCATTCAAATCCCTGACCGGTTCGACCTATATCGAGCGGTGTATGGTGAAAGCCTGTAAGTATGATTTGGTGATCTATGCTGCCCATACCAATCTTGATAATGCAGCAGGAGGTGTGAATTTCCGTTTGGCAGAACTGATCGGACTGGAAAATGTCCGTGTCCTGAGCCCACAGAAAGGTGCTTTGTTGAAGCTGGTTACTTTTGTACCGGAAGCTTATGCTGATTTGGTGAGGACAACTTTGTTCAATGCGGGAGCCGGAACGATAGGCGACTATGATTCCTGTAGCTTTAATCAGCCAGGGAGTGGAACTTTTCGTGCCGGTGAAGGGACGAATCCGTTCTGTGGTGAAATAGGTGAGTTGCATATGGAGCCGGAAATCCGTATCGAAACGATATTGCCTGCTTTCCGTAAATCGACGGTGACTCGTGCATTGCTTTCCGTCCATCCTTATGAAGAACCGGTGTTCGATTTCTATCCTTTGGATAATGCCTGGAACCAGGTCGGTTCAGGGGTGGTGGGAGAGTTGCCCGAAGAAGAGGGGGAACTGGTTTTCCTGCAACGGATCAAAGAGTTGTTTCAAGTGGGATGCGTGAAGCATTCTGCCTTGACAGGCAAGCCGATACGGGAAGTTGCCTTATGCGGGGGGAGTGGTGCTTTCCTGATCAAAGACGCAATCAATTACGGTGCGGACGTTTTCATTACGGGAGAGGCTAAATATAATGACTTTTACGATGTGGAAGACCGGATTCTGCTGGCGGTTATTGGTCATTATGAAAGTGAAGTCTGTACAAAAGACATCTTTTATAACATAATATCGAAAAAATTCCCTACCTTTGCGGTACATTTTTCGAATGTTAATTCAAACCCGGTAAAATATTTATAG